A single genomic interval of Xiphophorus couchianus chromosome 2, X_couchianus-1.0, whole genome shotgun sequence harbors:
- the rhcgb gene encoding ammonium transporter Rh type C-like 2, translated as MGAAQSFRDMCDRTKNTNVRFSLPAVCVVWQTAMIILFGVFIRYDEESDPHWLEHKKLNNISSDIENDFYFRYPSFQDVHVMIFVGFGFLMTFLKRYSFGGVGFNFLIAAFGLQWALLMQGWFHSLDYTDGKIKIGIENLINADFCVAGCLIAYGALLGKVSPVQLMVLTLFGITLFAVEEYIILNLIHARDAGGSMVIHTFGAYYGLSISWMLYRPNLDQSSRLQGSVYHSDVFATIGTLFLWMFWPSFNSAITDHGDGQHRAVINTYLALASTVLTTVAMSSLFQKHGKLDMVHVQNSTLAGGVAVGTAAEFMLMPYGSLIVGFCCGVISTLGYIYISPFLEKYMKVQDTCGVHNLHAMPGVIGGIVGAITAAAASESVYGHEGLVKTFDFEGAFEKMEPTTQGGHQAGGLCVALIFGIGGGMIVGAILRLPIWGDPADDNCFDDETYWEVPEDEESIPPVLQYNNHMRNKDIADTNFSMEPYPRTRS; from the exons ATGGGGGCTGCCCAGAGCTTCAGGGATATGTGCGACCGCACGAAGAATACTAATGTTCGCTTCAGTTTGCCTGCAGTGTGTGTGGTGTGGCAAACGGCCATGATCATtctgtttggggtttttattCGATATGATGAAGAATCAGACCCACACTGGCTTGAGCACAAAAAACTCAATAATATATCAAGTGACATAGAGAATGACTTCTACTTCAGATATCCAA GTTTCCAAGACGTACACGTGATGATATTTGTAGGGTTTGGGTTCCTGATGACGTTTTTGAAGCGTTACAGCTTTGGTGGAGTGGGTTTCAACTTCCTGATTGCCGCCTTCGGCCTCCAGTGGGCGCTGCTGATGCAGGGCTGGTTCCACTCCTTGGACTACACTGATGGGAAGATCAAAATTGGGATTGAAAA CCTTATCAATGCAGATTTCTGCGTAGCTGGCTGCCTGATCGCATATGGAGCTCTGCTGGGAAAGGTCAGCCCGGTCCAGCTGATGGTTTTGACTCTGTTTGGAATAACACTTTTTGCTGTAGAGGAATACATCATCTTGAATCTCATCCAT GCCAGGGATGCTGGGGGCTCCATGGTGATCCACACTTTTGGAGCTTACTATGGACTTTCCATTTCATGGATGCTCTATCGGCCTAACCTGGACCAGAGCTCACGCTTACAAGGCTCCGTGTATCATTCAGATGTCTTTGCTACGATTG gtacCCTCTTCTTGTGGATGTTCTGGCCCAGCTTCAACTCAGCAATCACAGATCATGGTGATGGGCAGCACAGAGCGGTCATCAACACTTACCTGGCTTTGGCCTCAACTGTGCTCACCACAGTGGCTATGTCAAGCCTCTTCCAGAAACACGGAAAACTAGATATG GTTCACGTCCAGAACTCAACACTTGCTGGAGGCGTTGCAGTAGGAACAGCAGCTGAGTTCATGCTGATGCCCTACGGGTCTCTCATCGTTGGCTTCTGCTGTGGTGTTATCTCCACACTTGGATACATATACATCAGT CCTTTCCTGGAGAAGTACATGAAGGTCCAAGACACCTGTGGAGTCCACAATCTCCATGCCATGCCAGGTGTTATAGGTGGTATCGTTGGAGCTATCACCGCTGCAGCTGCGTCAGAGTCGGTTTATGGACATGAAGG GTTGGTGAAGACTTTTGACTTCGAAGGGGCTTTTGAGAAGATGGAGCCCACAACGCAGGGAGGTCACCAGGCCGGAGGCCTCTGTGTGGCTCTCATCTTCGGTATAGGAGGAGGCATGATAGTAG GCGCCATCTTGAGATTACCCATCTGGGGAGATCCTGCAGACGACAACTGCTTTGATGATGAGACTTACTGGGAG GTGCCAGAAGACGAGGAGAGTATCCCACCTGTCCTGCAATACAACAACCACATGCGGAACAAAGACAT tGCTGATACAAATTTCTCCATGGAGCCATATCCCAGGACCCGATCTTGA
- the gdpgp1 gene encoding GDP-D-glucose phosphorylase 1 isoform X1 → MQQSLGVRTQRSTMLPQFVYSTEEFVTDVLQKRENRPPPSKLDSLIRDGWTDRMDRGLFRYLLEDLKTRVLPGSNGYVAQLNVQRGIERRKPQEILSIQQEFNPSQFNFNKINSEEIMFEMMKDAGGGRDVPDDQLPQTCRTVVLINVSPLEFGHCLLVPDPSLCLPQILTRAAVQVGIESVLLSSSPGFRVGFNSLGAFASVNHLHLHGYYLDHELKIESSLVKPLIPEKNLFRIQDFPVGFLLYTESEEVETAARTICKVTDFFVGENIAHNLFLTRGCPPSGQMQTAKERCLRKGVRIAIWPRASCFGAKEESAFNVALCELAGHLPFKNKKDFECTTEREVISIVQKYLLPDDEFHKLEEQLVKHLLTH, encoded by the exons ATGCAGCAGTCTCTTGGTGTCCGTACACAAAG ATCAACCATGCTGCCTCAGTTTGTGTACAGCACTGAGGAGTTTGTCACAGATGTGcttcagaaaagagaaaaccgTCCACCTCCTTCCAAGCTTGACTCGCTCATCAGAGATGGTTGGACAGACAGGATGGACAGAGGGCTCTTTCGCTACCTTCTAGAGGATTTAAAAACGCGTGTCCTACCAGGGTCAAATGGTTACGTCGCTCAGCTCAATGTTCAACGTGGAATTGAGAGGAGGAAGCCCCAGGAGATACTGAGCATTCAGCAAGAGTTTAATCCCAGCCAGTTTaacttcaacaaaataaattcagaggAAATTATGTTTGAGATGATGAAGGACGCAGGTGGAGGAAGAGATGTGCCTGATGACCAGTTGCCTCAAACTTGCAGGACGGTTGTGTTGATCAATGTTAGCCCTTTGGAGTTTGGACACTGTCTTCTTGTTCCAGATCCGTCTCTCTGTTTACCACAGATCCTGACAAGAGCTGCTGTCCAGGTCGGTATCGAGTCTGTGCTCCTCAGCTCCAGCCCAGGTTTCCGTGTGGGGTTTAACAGCCTTGGAGCATTTGCATCTGTTAATCACTTACACCTTCATGGATATTACCTGGACCATGAACTGAAGATTGAATCCAGCCTAGTTAAACCTTTGATACCCGAGAAGAATTTGTTTCGCATCCAAGATTTTCCGGTTGGATTTTTGCTCTATACAGAATCCGAAGAAGTGGAGACGGCAGCAAGAACGATCTGTAAAGTGACAGACTTTTTTGTGGGTGAAAACATCGCTCATAATCTGTTCCTGACCAGAGGATGCCCACCAAGTGGCCAAATGCAGACCGCAAAGGAGCGCTGTTTAAGAAAAGGTGTTCGTATAGCTATTTGGCCCAGAGCATCCTGCTTCGGTGCCAAAGAGGAATCTGCCTTTAACGTTGCACTCTGTGAGTTAGCAGGGCATTtaccctttaaaaacaaaaaggacttTGAGTGTACAACTGAGAGAGAGGTCATCAGTATAGTTCAGAAGTATCTTCTGCCTGATGATGAGTTTCACAAACTGGAAGAACAGCTTGTTAAACACTTACTGACTCACTAA
- the gdpgp1 gene encoding GDP-D-glucose phosphorylase 1 isoform X2 encodes MDRGLFRYLLEDLKTRVLPGSNGYVAQLNVQRGIERRKPQEILSIQQEFNPSQFNFNKINSEEIMFEMMKDAGGGRDVPDDQLPQTCRTVVLINVSPLEFGHCLLVPDPSLCLPQILTRAAVQVGIESVLLSSSPGFRVGFNSLGAFASVNHLHLHGYYLDHELKIESSLVKPLIPEKNLFRIQDFPVGFLLYTESEEVETAARTICKVTDFFVGENIAHNLFLTRGCPPSGQMQTAKERCLRKGVRIAIWPRASCFGAKEESAFNVALCELAGHLPFKNKKDFECTTEREVISIVQKYLLPDDEFHKLEEQLVKHLLTH; translated from the coding sequence ATGGACAGAGGGCTCTTTCGCTACCTTCTAGAGGATTTAAAAACGCGTGTCCTACCAGGGTCAAATGGTTACGTCGCTCAGCTCAATGTTCAACGTGGAATTGAGAGGAGGAAGCCCCAGGAGATACTGAGCATTCAGCAAGAGTTTAATCCCAGCCAGTTTaacttcaacaaaataaattcagaggAAATTATGTTTGAGATGATGAAGGACGCAGGTGGAGGAAGAGATGTGCCTGATGACCAGTTGCCTCAAACTTGCAGGACGGTTGTGTTGATCAATGTTAGCCCTTTGGAGTTTGGACACTGTCTTCTTGTTCCAGATCCGTCTCTCTGTTTACCACAGATCCTGACAAGAGCTGCTGTCCAGGTCGGTATCGAGTCTGTGCTCCTCAGCTCCAGCCCAGGTTTCCGTGTGGGGTTTAACAGCCTTGGAGCATTTGCATCTGTTAATCACTTACACCTTCATGGATATTACCTGGACCATGAACTGAAGATTGAATCCAGCCTAGTTAAACCTTTGATACCCGAGAAGAATTTGTTTCGCATCCAAGATTTTCCGGTTGGATTTTTGCTCTATACAGAATCCGAAGAAGTGGAGACGGCAGCAAGAACGATCTGTAAAGTGACAGACTTTTTTGTGGGTGAAAACATCGCTCATAATCTGTTCCTGACCAGAGGATGCCCACCAAGTGGCCAAATGCAGACCGCAAAGGAGCGCTGTTTAAGAAAAGGTGTTCGTATAGCTATTTGGCCCAGAGCATCCTGCTTCGGTGCCAAAGAGGAATCTGCCTTTAACGTTGCACTCTGTGAGTTAGCAGGGCATTtaccctttaaaaacaaaaaggacttTGAGTGTACAACTGAGAGAGAGGTCATCAGTATAGTTCAGAAGTATCTTCTGCCTGATGATGAGTTTCACAAACTGGAAGAACAGCTTGTTAAACACTTACTGACTCACTAA